A stretch of Cupriavidus necator DNA encodes these proteins:
- a CDS encoding type II and III secretion system protein family protein, with protein MDGSFAQRGGIAGRLQAVTVHGAPDGKTGKGARHAVRGGMAALAAAALASGAWAAEPVTTAARTGAQPPSYELPARFGAIELFKGEVRALEVPGTIRRVAIGNGALVSSTVVDGRLLLLAEEIGTTSLIVWNERGVALQGKLRVAPADTADVAQRLRASLGSVRGLKIEVVGPSVVLSGIVDPQMVPLIKTATSGLDSVVNLVRADEGDALKKTVHFKVHIMEITRRGMEKLGIAWQQSFNGPQIAFAGNPVHTGRYRTLPSTDAATFTDTPSQVAGAASGFYLGIATTIFSRINLAISDGDAYVLAAPELNSKSGGLATFLAGGEVPIPKAGAFGTTDVDYKPYGIKLNIRPAVNVDNVISTTLETEISQIDPSVSFGGFPAFLTRRTTSETSIRAGETLAISGLVNADASKAVDKVPLLGSIPILGRLFRSDEFRNNKSDLVIFVTPVVYDPASPENAALLQRGADVDANYRHRFGEPSPLPAANAVREQEVMEQKRPPLPPPGVDPMNGG; from the coding sequence ATGGATGGGTCTTTCGCGCAGCGCGGCGGCATCGCCGGGCGCCTGCAGGCGGTCACGGTACACGGAGCACCGGACGGGAAAACGGGTAAGGGGGCGCGCCATGCGGTGCGCGGGGGTATGGCAGCACTGGCGGCAGCAGCGTTGGCCTCGGGAGCCTGGGCCGCCGAGCCCGTGACCACCGCGGCCCGCACAGGCGCGCAGCCGCCGTCGTACGAGCTGCCGGCGCGCTTTGGTGCGATCGAGCTGTTCAAGGGCGAGGTGCGCGCGCTCGAGGTGCCGGGCACCATCAGGCGCGTGGCCATCGGCAATGGCGCGCTGGTCAGCAGCACCGTGGTCGACGGCCGCCTGCTGCTGCTGGCAGAGGAGATCGGCACCACCAGCCTGATCGTCTGGAACGAGCGCGGCGTGGCGCTGCAGGGCAAGCTGCGCGTGGCGCCGGCCGATACCGCCGACGTGGCCCAGCGCCTGCGGGCGTCGCTGGGCAGCGTGCGCGGCCTGAAGATCGAGGTGGTCGGTCCCAGCGTGGTGCTGTCGGGCATCGTCGATCCGCAGATGGTGCCGCTGATCAAGACCGCCACCTCGGGCCTGGACAGCGTGGTCAACCTGGTGCGCGCCGACGAGGGCGATGCGCTGAAGAAGACCGTGCACTTCAAGGTGCACATCATGGAGATCACCCGGCGCGGCATGGAGAAGCTTGGCATTGCCTGGCAGCAGAGCTTCAACGGCCCGCAGATCGCGTTCGCGGGCAATCCGGTGCACACCGGGCGCTATCGCACGCTGCCGTCCACCGATGCGGCCACCTTCACCGATACCCCGAGCCAGGTGGCCGGCGCCGCCAGCGGCTTCTATCTCGGCATTGCCACGACCATCTTCTCGCGCATCAACCTGGCCATTTCCGATGGCGATGCCTACGTGCTCGCCGCGCCGGAGCTCAACAGCAAGAGCGGCGGGCTGGCCACCTTCCTGGCCGGCGGCGAAGTGCCGATTCCCAAGGCCGGCGCGTTCGGCACCACCGACGTCGACTACAAGCCGTACGGCATCAAGCTCAACATCCGCCCGGCGGTGAACGTCGACAATGTCATCTCGACCACGCTGGAAACCGAGATCAGCCAGATCGACCCGTCGGTATCGTTCGGCGGCTTCCCGGCCTTCCTGACGCGCCGCACCACCTCCGAGACCTCGATCCGCGCGGGCGAAACGCTGGCGATCTCGGGGCTGGTCAATGCCGACGCATCCAAGGCCGTCGACAAGGTGCCGCTGCTGGGCAGCATCCCTATCCTCGGGCGATTGTTCCGTTCCGACGAATTCCGCAACAACAAGAGCGACCTGGTGATCTTTGTCACCCCGGTCGTCTATGACCCGGCCAGCCCGGAGAACGCCGCGCTGCTGCAGCGTGGCGCGGATGTCGATGCCAACTACCGCCACCGCTTCGGCGAGCCAAGCCCGCTGCCCGCTGCGAATGCCGTGCGTGAGCAGGAAGTGATGGAGCAGAAGCGGCCGCCGCTGCCCCCGCCCGGCGTCGATCCGATGAACGGAGGCTGA
- the cpaB gene encoding Flp pilus assembly protein CpaB, which produces MLKKIKIHSIIGNPWVVLVIAVLVAGLLTLWIYHFLSGREAALKEQLAAQLNEGRRVAVMVPVRNAAPGTVIDGNGFAAREIPADLVYEDMILASSFDKVANLRLVRQVRQGQPVRRADVEALQSRDFSDLLKPGKRAFTIEVDMVNSTAKMLKPGNHVDLFLISSTSPTAAGTDKQTARLLMSDMLVLATGQDVRPRDYGEAMAAQAAEGAEGVDTNPDYDSLTLMVSPEQAARLALAQKVGSLRAVLRNAADKTATPQIAVSEHALFAGGDEAAIEYIVGGRSAGANMISKLPTAQDIGNAISSALANGGSMGGSAGGIAQAQQGAVANAANAMAGRPASR; this is translated from the coding sequence ATGCTGAAGAAAATCAAGATTCATTCAATCATCGGGAATCCCTGGGTCGTCCTCGTCATCGCCGTGCTGGTCGCCGGCCTGCTGACACTGTGGATCTACCACTTCCTGAGCGGGCGCGAAGCGGCACTGAAAGAGCAGCTGGCCGCGCAGCTGAACGAGGGCCGCCGCGTGGCTGTCATGGTGCCGGTGCGCAACGCCGCGCCGGGCACGGTGATCGACGGCAATGGCTTCGCGGCACGGGAGATTCCGGCCGACCTGGTCTACGAAGACATGATCCTGGCGAGCAGCTTCGACAAGGTGGCGAACCTGCGCCTGGTGCGCCAGGTGCGGCAGGGCCAGCCGGTGCGGCGTGCCGACGTTGAAGCGCTGCAGTCGCGCGATTTCTCCGACCTGCTCAAGCCCGGCAAGCGCGCCTTCACCATCGAGGTCGACATGGTCAACTCGACGGCCAAGATGCTCAAGCCTGGCAACCATGTCGACCTGTTCCTGATCAGCTCCACCTCGCCCACTGCGGCAGGCACCGACAAGCAGACCGCGCGGCTGCTGATGTCGGACATGCTGGTGCTGGCCACCGGCCAGGACGTGCGCCCGCGCGACTATGGCGAAGCCATGGCGGCGCAGGCCGCGGAAGGCGCGGAGGGCGTGGACACCAACCCGGATTACGACAGCCTCACGCTGATGGTGTCGCCCGAACAGGCGGCGCGGCTGGCGCTGGCGCAGAAGGTCGGCAGCCTGCGCGCGGTGCTGCGCAATGCGGCCGACAAGACCGCGACCCCGCAGATCGCGGTCAGCGAGCACGCGCTCTTCGCCGGTGGCGACGAAGCGGCCATCGAATACATCGTCGGTGGCCGTTCCGCGGGCGCCAACATGATCTCCAAGCTGCCTACCGCGCAGGACATCGGCAACGCCATTTCTTCGGCGCTGGCCAATGGCGGGTCCATGGGCGGTTCCGCGGGCGGCATCGCCCAGGCCCAGCAGGGCGCCGTTGCCAACGCCGCCAACGCCATGGCGGGCCGGCCGGCCTCGCGTTGA
- a CDS encoding pilus assembly protein TadG-related protein has protein sequence MGKTGLAHRRSRPGQRGQALAFALVFLAIGGLALYLAFNASQLTSAKTKLQNTADAAAYSAAVLQARDYNFAAYANRAMVANQVAVAQAVSLKSWIDELKGTYTENTWIDTLVKIFSDGQLLWTTPKQLGKAAITPVRSALNTLLPPLVTGLDDIIAALSMAQRAYHAGTIAAVPLVTDEVAKRNQPDSTVSSGYFFGPRYGVQLARWTKFTTVTDPQNPKQGSATGKDRFADVTTDGTTLDGFLKDRGSPRSPTAVPTAYKGCKGAVVAIMVTVVTHDGGTHLRRDKKGWEALDASQANGTLACVWATPAGPVGFAIPTVSSVGRGGAANGPGGRYSGRSGYGGYSNFGGSLLNPLTLIAAQMQYSSGPGKTLHNKPAGLQEYADLSNQPKPGTGPVDDFNRAPSITIEAQRQDTSVVTSSRVLPGGDRLTLDGRMAGGMMRALASGSAYFIRPTDSGGMAGALRSAAGWRRADSRIEYPSLFNPYWQASLTQTSDLERVAAIAAQGN, from the coding sequence ATGGGCAAAACAGGTCTTGCGCATCGACGCAGCCGTCCCGGCCAGCGCGGTCAGGCACTCGCCTTCGCGCTGGTGTTCCTCGCCATCGGCGGGCTGGCCCTGTATCTCGCCTTCAACGCGAGCCAGCTGACCAGCGCCAAGACCAAGCTGCAGAACACGGCGGACGCAGCGGCCTATAGCGCCGCGGTGCTGCAGGCGCGCGACTACAACTTTGCCGCCTACGCGAACCGCGCGATGGTGGCCAACCAGGTGGCCGTGGCCCAGGCCGTGAGCCTTAAGTCGTGGATCGACGAGCTGAAGGGCACCTACACGGAAAACACCTGGATCGACACGCTGGTCAAGATCTTCTCCGACGGGCAGTTGCTGTGGACCACGCCCAAGCAACTGGGCAAGGCCGCGATCACGCCGGTGCGATCCGCCCTGAACACGCTGCTGCCGCCGCTGGTGACCGGGCTTGATGACATCATCGCCGCGCTCAGCATGGCGCAGCGCGCCTACCACGCGGGCACCATCGCCGCGGTACCGCTGGTGACCGACGAAGTCGCCAAGCGCAACCAGCCGGATTCGACGGTCAGTTCCGGCTACTTCTTTGGCCCGCGCTATGGCGTTCAGCTGGCCCGCTGGACCAAGTTCACCACCGTGACTGATCCGCAGAATCCCAAGCAGGGTTCGGCCACCGGCAAGGACCGCTTTGCCGACGTCACCACCGACGGCACCACGCTCGACGGCTTTTTGAAGGACCGCGGCTCGCCGCGCTCGCCGACGGCGGTCCCCACTGCCTACAAGGGCTGCAAGGGCGCGGTGGTGGCCATCATGGTGACCGTCGTCACGCATGATGGCGGCACGCATCTGCGCCGCGACAAGAAGGGCTGGGAAGCACTCGATGCCTCGCAGGCCAACGGCACGCTTGCCTGTGTCTGGGCCACGCCGGCCGGCCCGGTCGGGTTTGCGATTCCCACGGTGTCCAGTGTCGGGCGCGGCGGCGCGGCCAATGGCCCGGGCGGGCGCTATTCGGGCCGCTCCGGCTATGGCGGCTACAGCAACTTCGGCGGTTCGCTGCTGAACCCGCTGACGCTGATCGCCGCGCAGATGCAGTACTCGTCGGGCCCGGGCAAGACCCTGCACAACAAGCCCGCGGGGCTGCAGGAGTACGCCGACCTGAGCAACCAGCCCAAGCCTGGCACCGGGCCCGTGGACGATTTCAACCGCGCGCCCTCGATCACGATCGAGGCGCAGCGCCAGGACACTTCAGTCGTCACCAGTTCGCGCGTGCTGCCGGGCGGAGATCGCCTGACGCTGGACGGGCGCATGGCCGGCGGCATGATGCGCGCGCTGGCCAGCGGCAGCGCGTACTTTATCCGCCCGACCGACAGCGGCGGCATGGCGGGTGCGCTGCGCAGCGCGGCGGGGTGGCGGCGCGCCGATTCGCGCATCGAATACCCGAGCCTCTTCAATCCGTACTGGCAGGCATCGCTGACGCAGACCAGCGATCTCGAACGCGTTGCCGCGATCGCGGCACAGGGCAACTGA
- a CDS encoding Flp family type IVb pilin, whose translation MTFANLRRKARQQGQGMTEYIIIVALIAVSAIGVYAMFGQTIRNQTAGLAQEMAGKNSASKQAIKQAGSAADDASSKANQGKGLNNYNVGNDTGKNN comes from the coding sequence ATGACATTCGCAAATCTGCGCCGCAAGGCGCGTCAGCAAGGTCAGGGCATGACCGAATACATCATCATCGTGGCACTGATCGCCGTGTCCGCGATCGGCGTCTATGCCATGTTCGGCCAGACCATCCGCAACCAGACCGCGGGCCTCGCCCAGGAAATGGCCGGCAAGAACTCGGCATCCAAGCAGGCCATCAAGCAAGCCGGCAGCGCCGCGGACGATGCCAGCTCCAAGGCCAACCAGGGCAAGGGGCTGAACAACTACAACGTCGGCAACGACACGGGCAAGAACAACTAA
- a CDS encoding ArsR/SmtB family transcription factor has protein sequence MAELDIKNAVEILGALAQENRLRIFLLLADSGPEGIPAGIISASSDLTPSSVTFHLKELVRTGLVKSRQQGRFMIYSATTDGISSVLAFLGGKCASLQ, from the coding sequence ATGGCAGAACTGGATATAAAGAATGCAGTGGAAATACTGGGGGCGTTAGCACAGGAAAATCGGCTCAGGATATTTTTACTGCTCGCCGATTCCGGACCGGAAGGAATACCGGCAGGTATTATCTCCGCATCTTCCGATTTAACTCCCTCTTCCGTAACATTCCATTTGAAGGAATTGGTCAGGACGGGGTTGGTTAAAAGCCGCCAGCAAGGGCGGTTCATGATTTACTCCGCCACCACCGACGGCATTTCCTCAGTCCTCGCATTTCTTGGCGGGAAATGCGCTTCCCTGCAGTAG
- a CDS encoding class I SAM-dependent methyltransferase, whose translation MSNTHEIRPGQSIELLKELHILTRDGKMNQDSRRKLKQVYHLFQFIEPLLQEVKAERGRVTLVDHGAGKSYLGFILYDLFFKALQDDSHIFGIETREELVKTSQALAARLGFAGMSFLNLSVADSITSPQLPPTVDVVTALHACNTATDDAIRFALAKQARHIVLVPCCQAEVASVLRKHKGKLLAGNPLTEIWRHPLHTREFGSQVTNVLRCLQLEAHGYQVSVTELVGWEHSMKNELIIAQYKDLPRRRPAERLEEVLERLGLEEMRERFFTAPVSAA comes from the coding sequence ATGTCAAATACCCACGAAATCCGCCCCGGCCAGTCCATCGAACTGCTCAAGGAACTCCATATCCTGACGCGCGACGGCAAGATGAATCAGGACAGCCGGCGCAAGCTCAAGCAGGTCTACCACCTGTTCCAGTTCATCGAACCGCTGCTGCAGGAGGTCAAGGCCGAGCGCGGCCGCGTCACGCTGGTGGACCACGGCGCCGGCAAGTCGTACCTGGGCTTTATCCTCTACGACCTGTTCTTCAAGGCGCTGCAGGACGACTCACACATCTTCGGCATCGAAACCCGTGAAGAACTGGTGAAGACCTCGCAGGCGCTGGCTGCGCGGCTGGGCTTTGCTGGGATGTCGTTCCTGAACCTGTCGGTGGCGGATTCGATCACCTCGCCGCAGCTGCCGCCCACCGTCGACGTCGTCACCGCGCTGCATGCGTGCAATACCGCGACCGACGACGCGATCCGCTTTGCGCTGGCCAAGCAGGCCCGCCATATCGTGCTGGTGCCGTGCTGCCAGGCCGAGGTGGCCAGCGTGCTGCGCAAGCACAAGGGCAAGCTGCTGGCGGGTAATCCGCTGACGGAAATCTGGCGCCACCCGCTGCACACGCGCGAGTTCGGCAGCCAGGTGACCAATGTGCTGCGCTGCCTGCAGCTGGAGGCGCATGGCTACCAGGTCAGCGTGACCGAGCTGGTGGGCTGGGAACACTCGATGAAAAACGAGCTGATCATCGCGCAGTACAAGGACCTGCCGCGCCGCCGCCCGGCCGAGCGGCTGGAAGAGGTGCTGGAAAGACTGGGGCTGGAAGAGATGCGCGAGCGCTTCTTCACCGCGCCGGTGTCGGCTGCGTAA
- a CDS encoding DUF1415 domain-containing protein encodes MTSATHSADTVIAATRHWLERAVIGLNLCPFAKSVYVKEQVRYAVSTVTEAPDVMDDLERELRLLADADPDQIDTTLLILPDAVADFLDFNDLLYFAERLLGSLGLEGTLQIASFHPQYQFAGTEPDDIENYTNRAPYPILHLLREDSIARAAAAFPDAADIYERNQATMRRLGHEGWQRWMAGEDEPGKG; translated from the coding sequence ATGACCTCCGCCACTCACTCCGCAGACACCGTCATCGCCGCCACCCGCCACTGGCTGGAGCGCGCCGTGATCGGGCTCAACCTGTGCCCGTTCGCCAAGAGCGTGTATGTGAAGGAGCAGGTGCGCTACGCGGTCAGCACCGTCACCGAAGCGCCGGACGTGATGGACGACCTGGAGCGCGAACTGCGCCTGCTGGCAGACGCCGACCCCGACCAGATCGACACCACGCTGCTGATCCTGCCGGATGCCGTGGCCGATTTTCTCGACTTCAACGACCTGCTGTATTTTGCCGAGCGCCTGCTCGGCAGCCTCGGGCTGGAAGGCACGCTGCAGATCGCCAGCTTCCATCCGCAGTACCAGTTTGCCGGGACCGAGCCGGACGATATCGAGAACTACACCAACCGCGCCCCGTATCCGATCCTGCACCTGCTGCGCGAGGACTCCATCGCCCGCGCGGCGGCGGCGTTCCCGGATGCGGCGGATATCTACGAGCGCAACCAGGCCACCATGCGCCGCCTGGGCCACGAGGGCTGGCAGCGCTGGATGGCGGGCGAGGACGAGCCCGGCAAAGGCTGA
- a CDS encoding TIGR03862 family flavoprotein has translation MPSSATSSPSQASVDVAVIGGGPAGLMAAEVLAAQGASVAVYDAMPSVGRKFLMAGKGGMNLTHAEPEPAFLGRYGARTAQIAPMLAGFGPQALRDWVHGLGIETFVGSSGRVFPTDMKAAPMLRAWLHRLRESGVQFHMRHRWLGWDEGAQHALRFATPHGEMVVQARAVVLALGGASWARLGSDGAWVPRLAERGVEIAPLRPANCGFDVAWSEAFAARFAGEPVKPVAIALTDRDGQAHYRQGEFVISATGIEGSLVYALSAPIRDRIEADGGATIHLDLLPAHSAEHVSAQVTHPRGARSLSSHLQSRLGLTGVKAGLLRECLSKEAMHDAGTLAASIKALPLRLLRPRPIDEVISSAGGVRFEAMDEGLMLRALPGVFCAGEMLDWEAPTGGYLLTACFASGRTAALGAAAYLQQA, from the coding sequence ATGCCCTCTTCCGCCACTTCCTCCCCTTCCCAAGCCAGCGTCGACGTTGCCGTCATCGGCGGCGGTCCGGCCGGCCTGATGGCGGCCGAAGTGCTGGCGGCGCAAGGTGCCAGCGTGGCCGTCTACGACGCGATGCCGTCGGTCGGGCGCAAGTTTTTGATGGCCGGCAAGGGCGGCATGAACCTGACCCACGCGGAGCCGGAGCCGGCCTTCCTCGGCCGCTATGGCGCCCGCACCGCACAGATCGCGCCGATGCTGGCGGGCTTCGGCCCGCAGGCCCTGCGCGACTGGGTGCACGGGCTTGGCATCGAGACCTTCGTCGGCAGTTCCGGCCGCGTCTTCCCGACCGACATGAAGGCCGCGCCGATGCTGCGCGCGTGGCTGCACCGCCTGCGCGAGTCCGGCGTGCAGTTCCATATGCGTCACCGCTGGCTGGGCTGGGACGAGGGCGCGCAGCATGCGCTGCGCTTTGCCACGCCGCACGGTGAAATGGTCGTGCAGGCACGCGCGGTGGTGCTGGCGCTGGGCGGTGCCAGCTGGGCAAGGCTGGGATCGGATGGTGCGTGGGTGCCGCGGCTGGCCGAGCGCGGCGTCGAGATTGCGCCGCTGCGGCCTGCCAACTGCGGCTTCGATGTGGCGTGGAGCGAAGCGTTTGCGGCGCGCTTTGCCGGCGAGCCGGTCAAGCCAGTAGCCATCGCCCTGACCGACCGCGACGGGCAAGCGCACTACCGCCAGGGCGAGTTCGTCATCAGCGCGACCGGCATCGAAGGCAGCCTGGTCTACGCGCTGTCCGCGCCGATCCGCGACCGCATCGAGGCCGATGGCGGCGCCACCATCCACCTGGACCTGCTGCCGGCGCATAGCGCCGAACATGTCAGCGCGCAGGTAACGCATCCGCGCGGCGCGCGCTCGCTGTCGAGCCACCTGCAAAGCCGGCTCGGCCTCACCGGCGTCAAGGCCGGACTGCTGCGCGAATGCCTGTCGAAGGAAGCGATGCACGATGCCGGCACGCTGGCCGCATCGATCAAGGCGCTGCCGCTGCGGCTGCTGCGCCCGCGGCCCATCGACGAAGTGATCAGCAGCGCCGGTGGCGTGCGCTTCGAGGCGATGGATGAAGGGTTGATGCTGCGCGCGCTGCCGGGCGTGTTCTGCGCCGGCGAGATGCTGGACTGGGAGGCACCCACCGGCGGCTACCTGCTGACGGCGTGCTTTGCCAGCGGGCGCACCGCAGCGCTCGGCGCCGCGGCTTACCTGCAGCAGGCTTAG
- a CDS encoding NAD(P)/FAD-dependent oxidoreductase → MLRLSEVKLPLDHTESDLDAAVRTSAAQIGVKGDALIGYTVFRRAHDARKRSDIKLTYIIDIEVGDEAAAIKRMAGKPNWSVTPDMAYHFVARAQAGSSHPRPVVIGMGPCGLLAGLILAQSGFRPIILERGKEVRERTRDTFGLWRKSVLNPESNVQFGEGGAGTFSDGKLYSQIKDPKHYGRKVLNEFVRAGAPEDILYKARPHIGTFRLVSMVEKMRAEIIELGGEIRFETRVDDIDIDNGQVRGLKLSSGEYLEADHVIMAVGHSARDTFEMLHRRGVFMEAKPFSLGFRIEHPQGLINRSRFGKFAGNKLLGAADYKVVHHCSNGRSVYSFCMCPGGTVVAAASEPGRVVTNGMSQYKRAERNANAGIVVGITPEDYPGGPLAGIEFQRKWEERAFELGGSNYCAPGQLVGDFIAGRPSTSLGSVEPSYKPGVTPTDLSTSLPDYVIAAIREGIPEIDKKLPGFALHDAVLTGVETRTSSPLRIRRNNDDYQSINVKGLYPAGEGAGYAGGIYSAAIDGIEVAEAVALSIVGGKAA, encoded by the coding sequence ATGCTACGTCTAAGTGAAGTCAAACTCCCGCTCGACCATACCGAAAGCGACCTGGACGCCGCCGTGCGCACCAGCGCCGCGCAGATCGGCGTCAAGGGAGACGCCCTGATCGGCTATACCGTGTTCCGCCGTGCCCACGATGCGCGCAAGCGCTCGGATATCAAGCTCACCTACATCATCGATATCGAGGTCGGCGACGAGGCCGCGGCAATCAAACGCATGGCCGGCAAGCCGAACTGGAGCGTGACGCCCGACATGGCGTACCACTTCGTCGCGCGCGCGCAGGCGGGCAGCTCGCATCCGCGCCCGGTGGTGATCGGCATGGGCCCGTGCGGCCTGCTGGCCGGCCTGATCCTGGCGCAGTCGGGCTTCCGCCCGATCATCCTGGAGCGCGGCAAGGAAGTGCGCGAGCGCACCAGGGACACCTTCGGCCTGTGGCGCAAAAGCGTGCTCAATCCGGAATCGAACGTGCAGTTCGGGGAAGGCGGCGCGGGCACGTTCTCGGACGGCAAGCTGTACAGCCAGATCAAGGACCCCAAGCACTATGGCCGCAAGGTGCTCAACGAGTTCGTGCGCGCCGGCGCGCCGGAGGACATCCTGTACAAGGCGCGCCCGCACATCGGTACCTTCCGGCTGGTCAGCATGGTCGAGAAGATGCGCGCCGAGATCATCGAACTGGGCGGCGAGATCCGCTTCGAGACGCGCGTCGACGATATCGACATCGACAACGGCCAGGTGCGCGGCCTGAAGCTGTCCAGCGGCGAATACCTGGAAGCCGACCACGTCATCATGGCGGTCGGCCACAGCGCGCGCGACACCTTCGAGATGCTGCACAGGCGCGGCGTGTTCATGGAGGCCAAGCCGTTCTCGCTGGGTTTCCGCATCGAGCATCCGCAGGGGCTGATCAACCGCAGCCGCTTCGGCAAGTTCGCCGGCAACAAGCTGCTGGGCGCGGCCGATTACAAGGTCGTGCATCACTGCAGCAACGGGCGGTCGGTGTACAGCTTCTGCATGTGCCCGGGCGGCACGGTGGTGGCGGCTGCGTCAGAGCCGGGCCGAGTGGTGACCAACGGCATGAGCCAGTACAAGCGCGCCGAGCGCAACGCCAATGCCGGCATCGTGGTCGGCATCACGCCCGAGGACTATCCCGGCGGCCCGCTCGCCGGCATCGAATTCCAGCGCAAGTGGGAAGAGCGCGCGTTCGAGCTGGGCGGCAGCAACTACTGCGCGCCGGGCCAGCTGGTGGGCGATTTCATCGCGGGACGGCCGTCGACGTCGCTGGGTTCGGTCGAGCCCTCGTACAAGCCCGGCGTGACGCCGACCGACCTGAGCACGTCGCTGCCTGACTACGTGATCGCGGCGATCCGCGAGGGCATTCCCGAGATCGACAAGAAGCTGCCTGGCTTTGCCCTGCATGATGCCGTGCTGACCGGGGTGGAGACGCGCACCTCGTCGCCGCTGCGCATCCGCCGCAACAACGATGACTACCAGAGCATCAATGTGAAGGGCCTGTACCCGGCGGGCGAAGGCGCGGGTTATGCCGGCGGCATCTACTCCGCGGCGATCGACGGCATCGAAGTGGCCGAGGCGGTGGCGCTCAGCATCGTCGGCGGCAAGGCCGCCTAA
- a CDS encoding PLP-dependent aminotransferase family protein — protein MESAPLYRQVAGHYRRAIESGTLAAGDRMPSVRALMALHSVSLSTALQACRQLESDGLLEARPRSGYFVAAPLRSPLAALAEPAAALPDPAQYVGIHQRISGLLARGQHQHVHTNLGGAYCAPSLYPTEALRSAATRALRRHPMLFGEAVEPEGYQPLRSALARQALRARVQLAPEEIVITNGCTEALNLALRAVAGPGDVIAVESPTYYGLLQILESLGMRALEIPCSPQTGISLEALELAAQHYDNIRAVAVVPNLQNPLGCIMPDAHKARLVQWCEARGIALIEDDCFSATADSDAPPAAAKAWDGSGNVIHCASLHKVLAPGMRLGWIAAGKWQARVEMLKFGLSRPNEMLSQMAAADFLASGAHDRHLRRLRTRLCAQREWFAQAIAASFPAGTRLGSPRGGMHLWVELPAQISSEAVFDQALQAGIRVMPGVMFSNAGRFDHCLRVNCGTPRSAQIERALGTLAAIVQRLAG, from the coding sequence ATGGAATCCGCCCCGCTCTACCGCCAGGTTGCCGGCCACTACCGCCGCGCCATCGAATCCGGAACGCTCGCCGCCGGTGACCGCATGCCGTCGGTGCGCGCGCTGATGGCGCTGCACAGTGTGAGCCTGTCCACCGCGCTGCAGGCATGCAGGCAGCTCGAGAGCGACGGCTTGCTGGAAGCGCGGCCGCGCTCGGGTTATTTCGTCGCGGCACCGCTGCGTTCGCCGCTGGCGGCGCTGGCCGAGCCGGCCGCGGCCTTGCCTGATCCGGCGCAGTATGTCGGCATCCACCAGCGCATTTCCGGCTTGCTGGCGCGTGGCCAGCACCAGCATGTGCATACCAACCTGGGCGGCGCCTATTGCGCGCCGTCACTGTATCCGACCGAGGCGCTGCGCAGCGCCGCGACCCGTGCGCTGCGCCGGCATCCGATGCTGTTCGGCGAAGCGGTCGAGCCCGAGGGCTACCAGCCGCTGCGCTCCGCGCTGGCGCGCCAGGCGTTGCGGGCGCGCGTGCAGCTCGCGCCGGAAGAAATCGTCATCACCAACGGCTGCACCGAGGCGCTCAACCTCGCGCTGCGCGCGGTGGCGGGGCCGGGCGACGTGATCGCGGTGGAATCGCCGACCTACTACGGCCTGCTGCAGATCCTGGAAAGCCTGGGCATGCGCGCGCTGGAGATCCCGTGCAGCCCCCAGACCGGCATCTCGCTGGAGGCGCTGGAGCTGGCCGCGCAGCACTACGACAACATCCGTGCGGTGGCGGTGGTGCCCAACCTGCAGAACCCGCTCGGCTGCATCATGCCGGACGCGCACAAGGCGCGGCTGGTGCAGTGGTGCGAAGCGCGCGGCATCGCGCTGATCGAGGACGACTGCTTCTCGGCCACCGCCGACAGCGATGCGCCGCCGGCCGCGGCCAAGGCCTGGGATGGCAGCGGCAACGTGATCCACTGCGCTTCGCTGCACAAGGTGCTGGCGCCCGGCATGCGCCTGGGCTGGATCGCCGCCGGCAAATGGCAGGCGCGCGTGGAAATGCTCAAGTTCGGCCTGTCGCGGCCCAACGAGATGCTGTCGCAGATGGCGGCCGCCGACTTCCTGGCTTCCGGCGCGCACGACCGCCACCTGCGCCGGCTGCGCACCCGGCTGTGCGCGCAGCGCGAATGGTTCGCGCAGGCCATCGCCGCAAGCTTTCCCGCCGGCACGCGGCTGGGGTCCCCGCGCGGCGGCATGCACCTGTGGGTGGAACTGCCCGCCCAGATATCGTCCGAGGCGGTGTTCGACCAGGCGCTGCAGGCCGGCATCCGCGTGATGCCGGGCGTGATGTTCTCCAACGCCGGCCGCTTCGACCACTGCCTGCGCGTCAACTGCGGCACGCCGCGCTCGGCGCAGATCGAGCGGGCGCTGGGCACGCTGGCCGCCATCGTGCAGCGGCTGGCGGGCTAG